A section of the Rhodothermus profundi genome encodes:
- the paaZ gene encoding phenylacetic acid degradation bifunctional protein PaaZ — protein sequence METTVYLGKVQSFAQGRWHTPQGKGRTVYHAVTGEPIAEISSEGLDFKGMLEYARTVGGPKLRQMTFHERARMLKALALYLNEHKAELYELSRATGATKQDAWLDIDGGIGTFFVYASKGRRELPDERFLLDGDPERISRGGTFLGHHLLVPLEGVAVHINAFNFPCWGMLEKLAPTFLAGMPAIVKPASVTAYVAERVVRLMLESGLLPEGALQLICGSVGDLFDHLTGQDVVTFTGSAETGLRLKSHPTILRESVRFNMEADSLNFSMLGPDVTPDMPEFELFVNEVVREMTIKTGQRCTAIRRTLVPADRVDAVLEALSNRLRQVVVGDPANERVQMGPLVSRDQVAEVQARLEALAAAGEIVWGSRNGFEIVDADPERGAFFPPTLLYCARPFEHTAPHEVEAFGPVNTVMPYHDLEEAVRLARMGRGSLVGSLVTADPDVARTVVLGTAPYHGRLLVLDRTCARENTGHGSPLPHLVHGGPGRAGGGEEMGGIRGLYRYMQRTALQGSPDMLTAITNEWMPGASRPEADIHPFRKYFDELRIGETYTTARRTVTEADIVNFAGISGDFFYAHMDDLAARESELFQGRVAHGYFVLSAAAGLFVDPRPGPVLANYGLENLRFTKPVKPGDTIQAKLTVKQKIPREARKGERPSGVVRWHVDVTNQDDELVATYDILTLVARRPEPEA from the coding sequence ATGGAGACAACCGTCTATCTCGGCAAAGTGCAGAGCTTTGCGCAGGGCCGCTGGCACACGCCCCAGGGAAAAGGCCGCACGGTGTATCATGCGGTCACCGGTGAACCAATTGCCGAAATTTCCAGCGAAGGCCTCGACTTCAAAGGCATGCTGGAATATGCCCGCACCGTAGGCGGCCCCAAACTTCGCCAGATGACCTTCCACGAACGCGCCCGCATGCTTAAAGCACTGGCGCTCTACCTCAACGAGCACAAAGCAGAACTGTATGAGCTCTCTCGAGCTACCGGCGCCACCAAACAGGACGCCTGGCTCGATATTGACGGCGGCATTGGCACATTCTTCGTCTATGCCAGCAAAGGCCGCCGCGAACTACCCGATGAACGCTTTTTGCTCGATGGCGACCCGGAACGCATCTCCCGGGGCGGCACGTTCCTCGGTCATCACCTGCTGGTGCCCCTTGAAGGCGTAGCCGTCCACATCAACGCCTTCAACTTTCCCTGCTGGGGCATGCTGGAGAAGCTGGCGCCCACCTTCCTGGCCGGCATGCCGGCCATCGTCAAGCCCGCCTCAGTAACCGCCTATGTAGCCGAGCGTGTCGTCCGGCTCATGCTGGAATCGGGGCTGCTGCCGGAAGGGGCGCTCCAGCTCATCTGCGGCAGTGTGGGCGACCTGTTCGATCACCTGACCGGTCAGGACGTCGTAACGTTCACAGGTTCGGCTGAAACCGGTCTGCGCCTGAAGTCGCATCCGACCATTCTGCGCGAGTCGGTCCGCTTCAACATGGAAGCCGACTCGCTCAACTTTTCCATGCTCGGCCCTGATGTAACACCCGATATGCCCGAGTTCGAGCTCTTTGTCAATGAAGTGGTCCGAGAAATGACCATCAAAACGGGCCAGCGATGCACTGCGATTCGACGCACGCTGGTACCAGCTGACCGCGTCGATGCGGTGCTCGAAGCCCTCTCCAACCGGCTGCGCCAGGTCGTAGTGGGTGACCCCGCCAATGAACGCGTGCAGATGGGGCCGCTCGTCAGCCGCGACCAGGTAGCGGAAGTGCAGGCTCGTCTGGAGGCGTTGGCAGCCGCTGGCGAGATCGTCTGGGGTAGCCGTAATGGTTTTGAAATCGTTGACGCAGACCCTGAGCGCGGTGCCTTTTTCCCACCGACCCTGCTTTACTGCGCTCGTCCCTTCGAGCATACGGCTCCGCACGAAGTAGAAGCTTTCGGTCCGGTCAACACCGTCATGCCGTATCACGATCTGGAAGAGGCCGTCCGGCTGGCCCGTATGGGACGGGGCAGTCTGGTAGGGTCGCTGGTTACAGCCGATCCTGACGTGGCCCGCACCGTTGTGCTCGGCACAGCCCCCTATCATGGCCGCTTGCTTGTACTGGACCGCACCTGCGCCCGTGAAAACACGGGCCACGGCTCCCCCCTGCCGCATCTGGTGCATGGGGGACCCGGCCGCGCCGGCGGCGGCGAAGAGATGGGGGGCATCCGCGGGCTCTATCGCTACATGCAACGCACCGCCCTTCAGGGATCTCCCGACATGCTCACGGCCATCACCAACGAATGGATGCCTGGCGCTTCCCGACCGGAAGCTGACATACACCCCTTCCGCAAGTACTTCGATGAGCTGCGCATCGGCGAAACGTACACCACGGCCCGACGCACCGTCACCGAAGCCGACATTGTCAATTTTGCCGGCATCAGTGGCGACTTCTTCTATGCCCACATGGACGACCTGGCCGCCCGCGAAAGCGAGCTTTTCCAGGGACGGGTCGCCCATGGCTATTTTGTGCTGTCGGCAGCCGCCGGTCTGTTTGTCGATCCGCGTCCAGGTCCGGTCCTGGCAAACTACGGCCTGGAAAACCTTCGCTTTACAAAGCCGGTCAAACCAGGCGATACCATCCAGGCCAAACTGACTGTAAAGCAGAAGATTCCGCGCGAGGCCCGAAAAGGGGAGCGCCCCAGCGGAGTCGTCCGGTGGCACGTGGATGTAACCAATCAGGACGATGAACTGGTCGCCACCTATGACATCCTGACGCTGGTCGCTCGCCGACCCGAGCCAGAAGCGTGA
- a CDS encoding YbaN family protein, with protein MRLLRLGSGLLCTGLGFLGIFLPILPATPFFLLAAYFFARSSPRLEQWLLNLPRIGPAIRAYRAGLGVPRRTKRWAIAIIVLSLLLSAWRLPTLTAKILVVMLGAIGIWYLCRRVPTREEVLAQRETSSQT; from the coding sequence ATGCGATTGCTTCGTCTCGGCAGTGGGTTGCTCTGCACTGGTCTGGGATTCTTAGGTATTTTTCTACCTATTCTGCCTGCCACGCCATTTTTCCTGCTAGCAGCTTACTTCTTTGCCCGCAGCAGCCCGCGCCTGGAGCAATGGCTGCTGAATCTCCCGCGCATTGGCCCCGCTATCCGTGCTTACCGCGCCGGGCTCGGCGTCCCACGCCGCACCAAGCGATGGGCCATCGCGATTATCGTACTGTCCCTCCTGCTGAGCGCCTGGCGCCTGCCCACGCTGACCGCTAAAATACTGGTGGTCATGCTGGGCGCCATTGGCATCTGGTACCTGTGCCGGCGCGTGCCCACTCGTGAAGAGGTGCTGGCCCAACGCGAAACAAGTAGCCAGACATAA
- a CDS encoding DNA-3-methyladenine glycosylase has product MAPLPASFFARPTLEVARDLLGRWLVHEHPSGVRLVGRIVETEAYRQDDPACHGWRLVDPTTGAVRPKGRAYDLFASPGTAYVYLNYGMYWLLNVVTEPEGVGAAVLIRAVEPVEGLAFMQTRRPRVRRPYELTSGPGRLTVAFDIDGRYHRKPLTAPPLYFAPGMPVSDQEVGTSSRIGLSRGTDRPWRFFIRDNPYVSGRRLQQ; this is encoded by the coding sequence ATGGCGCCCCTCCCCGCGTCTTTCTTTGCGCGACCGACGCTGGAAGTGGCCCGGGATCTGCTGGGGCGATGGCTGGTCCATGAACATCCAAGCGGCGTCCGTCTGGTAGGACGGATCGTAGAGACCGAAGCCTATCGGCAGGACGATCCGGCCTGTCATGGGTGGCGCCTGGTTGACCCAACCACGGGTGCTGTGCGTCCGAAAGGGCGCGCCTACGATCTGTTTGCGTCGCCCGGTACGGCCTATGTGTATCTGAACTACGGCATGTACTGGCTGCTCAATGTGGTAACTGAGCCGGAAGGCGTGGGTGCAGCGGTGCTCATTCGGGCCGTAGAGCCGGTGGAAGGCCTTGCCTTCATGCAGACCCGGCGCCCGAGAGTGCGCCGACCCTATGAGCTGACGAGTGGACCAGGGCGCCTTACCGTGGCCTTTGATATCGACGGACGGTATCACCGAAAACCGCTAACAGCACCGCCGCTCTACTTTGCCCCGGGAATGCCCGTCTCGGATCAAGAAGTGGGCACTTCTTCCCGCATTGGCCTATCACGGGGCACCGACCGCCCCTGGCGCTTTTTTATCCGAGACAACCCTTATGTGTCTGGCCGACGGCTGCAGCAATAG
- a CDS encoding acyltransferase, translated as MANIFEFEGFRPVIHESAFIHPNATVIGNVIIGRNVYVAAGAVIRGDWGEIIIEDGCNVQENCVIHMFPGVTVHLEESAHIGHGAVIHGARIGRNALVGMNAVVMDHAIVGAGSIVGALCLVPERMEIPARKIAVGVPARIVGDVSDERLAWKTAGTRLYQQLPEQLRRSLRPCEPLREVPPNRPRMEAIYKTFRETLAAHQNS; from the coding sequence ATGGCTAACATTTTTGAATTTGAAGGCTTTCGCCCCGTTATTCATGAGAGCGCCTTCATTCATCCTAACGCAACGGTGATCGGCAACGTTATTATCGGCCGGAACGTGTATGTAGCTGCCGGTGCGGTCATCCGGGGCGACTGGGGCGAAATTATCATTGAGGACGGGTGCAATGTCCAGGAGAATTGTGTCATCCACATGTTTCCGGGCGTAACAGTTCATCTGGAGGAATCAGCACATATCGGACATGGCGCCGTCATCCACGGAGCCCGAATCGGCCGCAATGCGCTGGTAGGCATGAACGCAGTGGTGATGGACCATGCCATCGTGGGGGCCGGCAGTATCGTTGGTGCGCTTTGCCTGGTACCCGAGCGGATGGAAATCCCTGCCCGCAAAATTGCCGTGGGCGTTCCTGCTCGCATCGTAGGAGACGTGAGCGACGAACGGCTGGCCTGGAAAACGGCCGGCACACGCCTGTACCAGCAGTTGCCCGAGCAACTACGCCGCAGCCTGCGCCCCTGCGAACCGTTGCGCGAAGTACCGCCCAACCGTCCCAGAATGGAAGCAATCTACAAGACGTTTCGTGAAACGCTGGCAGCGCACCAGAACTCCTGA
- the pcaF gene encoding 3-oxoadipyl-CoA thiolase gives MRDAYIIDGVRTPIGRLGGALATVRADDLAAHVLRALLNRHPDLDPAAIDDVYMGCANQAGEDNRNVARMALLLADLPPSVPGVTINRLCASGMSAVVEAARAIRAGDGDLFLAGGIEHMTRAPFVLSKASRPFGRDVALYDTSLGWRFVNPRMEARYGAEPMGCTAENLVELYGIAREDQDLFAYRSHQKAAAARARGRLALEIAPIEAPQPKAPPRLVKDDEHIRPDTTLEALAKLPPVFRKGGTVTAGNSSGLNDGACALLLASEEAVRRFNLKPRARIVSSAVVGVEPRIMGIGPVEAARRALQRAGLTFDDLDVIELNEAFAAQVLACIRQWGVADDDPRLNPNGGAIALGHPLGMSGARLILTATVELEQRQARYALCTLCVGVGQGMATVIERV, from the coding sequence ATGCGTGACGCTTACATCATTGATGGCGTTCGTACGCCCATTGGCCGCCTGGGAGGAGCGCTGGCTACCGTGCGGGCCGACGACCTGGCCGCTCACGTACTGCGCGCTCTGCTGAACCGCCACCCGGACCTCGACCCGGCCGCCATTGACGACGTGTACATGGGCTGCGCTAACCAGGCCGGCGAGGACAACCGGAATGTGGCCCGCATGGCACTGCTGCTGGCCGATCTGCCGCCCAGCGTCCCGGGCGTAACCATCAACCGCCTCTGCGCCTCGGGCATGAGTGCGGTCGTAGAGGCCGCCCGTGCTATCCGGGCAGGCGACGGCGACCTCTTTCTGGCCGGTGGTATTGAACACATGACGCGCGCCCCCTTTGTACTTTCCAAAGCCAGTCGTCCGTTTGGACGCGACGTAGCGCTCTACGACACAAGCCTGGGCTGGCGCTTTGTCAACCCCAGAATGGAAGCCCGCTATGGCGCCGAGCCTATGGGCTGCACCGCCGAAAACCTGGTGGAGCTGTACGGTATTGCACGAGAAGATCAGGACCTGTTCGCCTATCGCTCCCACCAGAAAGCGGCTGCTGCGCGCGCGCGAGGCCGGCTGGCACTGGAAATTGCTCCCATTGAGGCGCCCCAGCCCAAAGCGCCTCCCCGCCTGGTAAAAGACGACGAGCATATCCGCCCGGACACAACGCTTGAAGCCCTTGCCAAGCTACCCCCCGTTTTTCGAAAAGGGGGAACCGTAACAGCTGGCAACTCCTCCGGGCTGAACGACGGTGCCTGCGCCCTGCTGTTAGCCTCCGAGGAGGCGGTGCGCCGCTTTAACTTGAAACCCAGAGCCCGCATTGTCAGCTCCGCCGTTGTCGGCGTGGAACCGCGCATAATGGGCATTGGTCCCGTCGAAGCAGCGCGTCGAGCCCTTCAACGGGCCGGCCTGACCTTCGACGACCTGGACGTGATCGAACTCAACGAGGCTTTTGCGGCGCAGGTGCTGGCCTGCATCCGCCAGTGGGGCGTGGCTGACGATGATCCCCGCCTCAATCCGAACGGTGGCGCCATCGCCCTGGGCCACCCCCTGGGCATGTCAGGCGCCCGTCTGATCCTGACGGCTACCGTCGAGTTAGAACAACGACAGGCCCGCTACGCACTCTGCACGCTCTGCGTAGGCGTAGGCCAGGGCATGGCAACCGTAATCGAACGCGTATAA
- the alaS gene encoding alanine--tRNA ligase has product MSTYKSSEQIRQSFLDFFREKGHEIVPSAPLVPQNDPTLLFTNAGMNQFKDVFLGTGTRPYRRAANTQKCLRVSGKHNDLEEVGHDTYHHTFFEMLGNWSFGDYFKREAIRWAWELLVERWGLDPDRLYVTVHEGDEALGLAPDTEAADLWKSETSIDPSHIKFCPTKDNFWMMGDTGPCGPCSEIHIDLRPDEERQRVPGITLVNADDPRVIEIWNLVFIQYNALPDGRLEPLKAKHVDTGMGLERIVAVLQGKTSNYDTDLFAPILQRAAELSPRPEVRGYDDLRVEDERERERIRVALRVVADHIRAIAFAIADGVVPGNTGRGYVIRRILRRAVRYGYQTLNFREPFLYRLVEPLAHKMGNVFPEIERHRAYVERVIRAEEESFLATLGTGLAFFERLLPYLKAAAEGRPIEAIREDLQRDSQAIDLLQKAYVDTADRKAMVEAFLKSAAEKNVPGEVAFLLHDTYGFPIDLTQLMAREEGLGVDMARYEELMQRQRERARAASTFGAVVLTADDEEAGWKRISEGEDSVFVGYDTTRVEAARIRALRTVETPHGPRHELVLDQTPFYAESGGQVGDTGVLRVGDEEIQVRDTQKLGGHIVHYVDRLPKEPDAPVEAVVDAARRKRIEKHHTATHLLHAALREILGTHVQQKGSLVAPDRLRFDFSHFERVTPELLRQIEARVNEVIQRNVPRIEERDVPFQEAIARGAMALFGEKYGDRVRVITFDPNFSMELCGGTHVAATGELGVFRIISEGSVASGIRRVEALAGQEALNWINQQLSELEQARGQFKSLQRPLDEEIALLLETQRRLEKELAALRRAQQKARLATLVEQAHRVNGLRVVTGEMEALSMDELRELVQALRDQMGREGVAVLGTTDPEKRKVYLAAAVTDDVVGRGVEAGRLVGEVARIVGGGGGGRPTLATAGGRQPEKLREALEAVPRLVQQMVG; this is encoded by the coding sequence ATGAGCACCTATAAATCCTCCGAGCAGATTCGGCAGTCGTTTCTGGACTTCTTCCGGGAAAAAGGCCACGAAATTGTCCCGAGCGCGCCGCTTGTGCCCCAGAATGATCCGACCCTGCTGTTCACCAACGCAGGCATGAACCAGTTCAAAGACGTGTTCCTGGGCACGGGCACGCGTCCGTACAGGCGGGCAGCTAATACCCAGAAGTGCCTGCGCGTCTCCGGCAAGCACAATGATCTCGAAGAGGTGGGGCACGATACGTACCACCACACGTTCTTCGAGATGCTGGGCAACTGGAGCTTCGGGGATTACTTCAAGCGCGAAGCCATCCGCTGGGCCTGGGAGCTGCTCGTTGAACGCTGGGGATTGGACCCGGATCGGCTCTACGTAACCGTTCATGAAGGGGACGAAGCGCTGGGGCTGGCGCCCGACACCGAAGCAGCCGACCTATGGAAGTCGGAAACGTCCATCGATCCTTCACACATCAAGTTCTGCCCGACCAAGGACAACTTCTGGATGATGGGAGACACCGGCCCCTGTGGTCCCTGTAGCGAAATTCACATTGATCTTCGCCCCGATGAGGAGCGGCAGCGCGTGCCGGGCATCACGCTGGTCAATGCCGACGATCCGCGCGTTATTGAGATCTGGAACCTGGTTTTCATCCAGTACAATGCGCTACCGGACGGCCGCCTGGAGCCGCTCAAGGCAAAGCACGTCGATACCGGCATGGGGCTGGAACGTATTGTGGCGGTGCTTCAGGGCAAAACCTCAAACTACGACACCGATCTGTTTGCCCCTATCCTCCAACGGGCGGCCGAGCTTTCACCACGCCCGGAAGTGCGCGGCTACGACGACCTGCGCGTGGAGGACGAGCGGGAACGTGAACGCATCCGGGTAGCCCTGCGTGTTGTGGCCGACCATATCCGCGCCATCGCTTTTGCCATTGCTGACGGGGTGGTGCCGGGCAACACCGGCCGCGGATACGTCATTCGGCGCATTCTCCGACGGGCTGTCCGCTACGGGTACCAGACGCTGAATTTCCGCGAACCTTTTCTCTACCGGCTTGTCGAGCCGCTGGCCCATAAGATGGGCAACGTCTTTCCGGAAATTGAGCGGCATCGCGCCTATGTAGAACGGGTCATCCGGGCAGAGGAAGAAAGCTTCCTGGCAACGCTGGGTACCGGCCTGGCCTTCTTCGAACGCCTGTTGCCCTACCTGAAGGCGGCTGCCGAAGGGCGCCCGATAGAGGCGATTCGCGAAGATCTGCAGCGCGACAGCCAGGCAATTGACCTCCTTCAGAAAGCGTATGTGGATACAGCCGACCGAAAGGCAATGGTGGAAGCCTTTCTGAAAAGTGCGGCGGAAAAGAACGTGCCTGGCGAAGTGGCTTTTCTGCTGCATGACACCTATGGCTTTCCGATAGACCTGACGCAACTCATGGCCCGTGAGGAGGGGCTGGGCGTGGATATGGCGCGCTACGAGGAGCTGATGCAACGCCAACGCGAACGGGCACGGGCCGCCTCTACCTTCGGAGCAGTGGTGCTGACAGCCGACGACGAAGAAGCCGGTTGGAAGCGCATCAGCGAAGGGGAGGATTCCGTCTTTGTGGGCTACGACACCACGCGCGTTGAAGCAGCACGCATCCGGGCCCTGCGCACCGTCGAAACGCCCCACGGGCCACGCCATGAGCTGGTGCTCGACCAGACACCTTTTTACGCAGAAAGTGGCGGTCAGGTAGGGGATACAGGCGTGCTGCGCGTGGGCGACGAGGAGATTCAGGTCCGGGACACCCAGAAGCTCGGCGGCCACATCGTCCACTATGTAGATCGACTTCCAAAGGAGCCGGATGCGCCGGTCGAGGCTGTGGTGGATGCGGCGCGCCGCAAGCGTATTGAAAAGCACCATACGGCCACGCACCTGCTGCACGCCGCGCTGCGTGAGATCTTAGGAACGCATGTGCAGCAGAAGGGCTCGCTCGTAGCACCCGACCGACTACGCTTCGACTTTAGCCACTTTGAGCGCGTAACGCCTGAACTGCTACGCCAGATCGAAGCCCGGGTCAATGAAGTCATTCAGCGAAACGTGCCGCGCATCGAAGAACGCGACGTACCCTTTCAGGAGGCCATTGCGCGGGGCGCCATGGCGCTTTTCGGGGAGAAGTATGGCGACCGCGTGCGTGTGATTACCTTTGACCCGAACTTTTCCATGGAACTCTGCGGCGGCACCCATGTGGCAGCGACCGGCGAACTGGGCGTATTTCGCATCATTTCGGAAGGATCGGTGGCCTCGGGCATTCGGCGCGTGGAAGCGTTAGCCGGACAGGAAGCGCTCAACTGGATTAACCAGCAGCTCTCCGAACTGGAACAGGCGCGCGGGCAGTTCAAGAGCCTGCAACGGCCGTTGGATGAGGAGATTGCCCTCCTGCTGGAAACGCAGCGTCGGCTGGAAAAAGAGCTGGCAGCCCTCCGACGGGCGCAGCAGAAAGCGCGGCTGGCAACGCTGGTCGAACAGGCACATCGCGTAAACGGGCTGCGGGTGGTGACTGGCGAAATGGAGGCACTCTCTATGGACGAACTGCGCGAACTGGTGCAGGCGCTGCGGGACCAGATGGGCCGGGAGGGAGTGGCCGTGCTTGGTACCACGGACCCCGAGAAGCGCAAGGTGTATCTGGCGGCCGCGGTGACCGACGACGTGGTAGGACGGGGCGTAGAGGCCGGTCGGCTTGTTGGCGAGGTGGCTCGGATCGTAGGCGGAGGCGGCGGCGGACGCCCAACGCTGGCCACGGCCGGCGGGCGCCAGCCTGAAAAGCTTCGGGAAGCGCTTGAAGCCGTGCCGCGTCTGGTGCAGCAAATGGTGGGCTGA
- a CDS encoding PaaI family thioesterase, translating to MPTQTQHETPEQRARRIVDQMMARDAFSQWLGIEVLSVEPGRARVRMTVRPEMLNGFAVAHGGIAFALADSALAFASNTCGVVTMTLESTVFYATPVKAGDVLTAVAEEVSAGRRVALYDVIVTRADGTRVAYVRGTVYRTKQTHA from the coding sequence ATGCCCACTCAGACGCAGCACGAAACGCCCGAACAGCGGGCCCGGCGCATTGTGGACCAGATGATGGCGCGCGATGCGTTTAGCCAGTGGCTGGGAATCGAGGTCCTTTCGGTCGAGCCGGGACGCGCCAGGGTGCGCATGACGGTGCGCCCGGAAATGCTCAACGGGTTTGCCGTCGCTCATGGCGGCATTGCCTTTGCGCTGGCCGACAGTGCCCTGGCCTTTGCCTCCAATACCTGCGGCGTAGTAACCATGACCCTGGAAAGCACTGTTTTCTATGCAACGCCCGTAAAAGCCGGCGATGTGCTCACGGCGGTAGCTGAAGAGGTGTCAGCAGGCCGTCGCGTCGCACTTTATGATGTCATAGTCACCCGAGCCGACGGTACCCGCGTGGCATATGTGCGCGGAACCGTATACCGCACGAAACAGACGCATGCCTGA
- a CDS encoding alpha/beta fold hydrolase gives MVAKRLVRVGLGLVLILFILAAIGYVWLHTPSIPRAELEQLYANVRSQFLDLESGTRIHFRDEGPQDAPLAVVLLHGLASSLHTWEGWVKMLADRYRVVTLDLPGHGLTGRTVEDQYDRVEMVAAIAAVVDQLGLERFVIGGNSMGGEMAMAYTLAHPERVVGLILVNSAGLRRRSSNQQVPIGFRIAQLSWVRPLVQHITPRALIAHSVAAVYANPDQLTPEVVDRYWKLLRMEGSRLALMKRFVVMVEEPPLPVEQIKQPALVLWGREDRLIPLAIGEVLAQRLPHARLVVLDGLGHVPQEEDPVRSLLPVEDFLVSLLQSDGQTESKNP, from the coding sequence ATGGTAGCGAAACGCCTGGTTCGGGTTGGGCTCGGGCTAGTCCTTATTCTGTTTATTCTGGCGGCGATCGGGTACGTCTGGCTGCATACCCCTTCTATTCCGCGGGCTGAACTGGAGCAACTGTACGCCAACGTCCGTTCGCAATTTCTGGATCTGGAAAGTGGCACGCGCATCCATTTCCGGGACGAAGGGCCGCAGGATGCTCCCTTGGCCGTCGTGTTGCTCCATGGTCTGGCCAGCTCCTTGCATACCTGGGAAGGATGGGTAAAAATGCTTGCAGACCGCTACCGCGTGGTCACGCTTGATCTGCCCGGGCATGGGCTAACCGGGCGCACCGTCGAAGATCAATACGACCGCGTCGAGATGGTGGCCGCCATTGCCGCCGTGGTCGATCAGCTTGGACTCGAACGTTTTGTAATCGGCGGCAATTCGATGGGAGGAGAGATGGCAATGGCGTACACGCTTGCCCATCCTGAGCGGGTTGTTGGGCTGATCCTTGTAAATTCGGCGGGATTGCGCAGGCGCTCTTCCAACCAGCAGGTACCCATCGGTTTTCGGATAGCTCAGCTTTCCTGGGTGCGCCCCCTGGTTCAGCACATTACGCCCCGAGCCTTGATCGCGCATAGCGTTGCAGCCGTCTATGCCAATCCTGACCAACTGACGCCTGAGGTGGTGGATCGTTACTGGAAACTGCTGCGCATGGAAGGGTCGCGCCTGGCGCTGATGAAGCGCTTTGTGGTAATGGTTGAAGAGCCGCCGTTGCCCGTGGAGCAGATCAAGCAGCCGGCCCTGGTGCTGTGGGGACGCGAAGATCGCCTGATCCCTCTTGCTATCGGCGAGGTGCTGGCGCAACGTCTGCCACATGCCAGGCTTGTCGTTCTTGACGGGCTGGGCCATGTGCCTCAGGAGGAAGATCCGGTGCGTTCACTGCTGCCCGTGGAAGATTTTCTGGTAAGCCTGCTTCAGTCCGACGGACAGACCGAGAGCAAGAATCCGTAA
- a CDS encoding polysaccharide deacetylase family protein, with product MSATVFVDPAPTLGYLPCCVEGPAAWLPKAAYALRMLLLPLGWAPRWVDRLTLKTLGQGVYYGPAAMGWPEGVLAIWLHETTPAYFASGQPYGPERVRWRWNGVEPWPVLFGSPDGAFDDPIASVFFWLSGWQEQVVPARDEHGRTRHADSLQAALGIATRPPVEATRAALARALAHHGISVRPRQWQGHRWAFCPTIDVDYLRKWRPGILYREFVLYPVRNLRQQPLAARLRRLGEVIGELLSQPDPFRVAFWRIVERIRPLGTGTFFFKAGATSAHDVRYRLKAAHRWVHALQRAGMEVGLHPSYHAAVHREHLERERHRLAALLDRPLLSVRTHYLRWMEPATPRLLAAAGFRIDSTLGWPDHEGFRRGTCLPFQLFDVQANAPLPLWELPLAVMESVLFVRRGLTPTKALRVTETLLQTCRQYGGVCVALWHTTLWDERDFPGWGAHFEQTLQQAAAQEALIVDLRSAIKNWR from the coding sequence ATGTCCGCCACCGTTTTTGTTGATCCCGCGCCGACGCTTGGCTACCTGCCCTGTTGCGTGGAAGGGCCAGCAGCCTGGTTGCCAAAGGCCGCCTACGCTCTGCGCATGTTGCTACTGCCGTTGGGCTGGGCACCGCGCTGGGTAGACCGCCTTACGCTGAAGACGCTGGGCCAAGGAGTTTATTACGGACCGGCAGCAATGGGGTGGCCAGAGGGGGTGCTGGCTATTTGGCTTCACGAAACAACCCCTGCCTACTTTGCCTCTGGCCAACCCTATGGGCCTGAACGGGTACGCTGGCGATGGAATGGCGTGGAACCCTGGCCGGTGCTTTTTGGCAGTCCCGATGGCGCTTTCGATGATCCCATCGCGTCCGTCTTTTTCTGGCTTTCGGGCTGGCAGGAACAGGTTGTGCCGGCCCGTGACGAGCACGGGCGCACGCGCCATGCCGATTCGCTCCAGGCTGCGCTGGGAATCGCCACGCGACCGCCTGTTGAAGCAACGCGCGCCGCGCTGGCCCGAGCGTTGGCGCACCACGGCATCTCTGTGCGGCCTCGCCAGTGGCAGGGCCACCGCTGGGCATTTTGCCCCACCATCGATGTAGACTATCTGCGTAAATGGCGGCCTGGCATTCTCTACCGGGAGTTTGTGCTGTATCCTGTTCGCAATCTGCGCCAGCAGCCGCTTGCTGCTCGTCTGCGACGGCTGGGAGAGGTGATAGGGGAACTGCTGAGCCAGCCCGATCCCTTCCGGGTGGCCTTCTGGCGCATTGTCGAACGGATTCGGCCGCTAGGCACCGGTACGTTCTTTTTCAAAGCCGGCGCTACCAGCGCGCACGACGTACGCTATCGATTAAAGGCAGCGCACCGGTGGGTGCATGCATTGCAGCGCGCTGGCATGGAAGTCGGGTTGCATCCGAGCTATCATGCGGCCGTCCATCGCGAACACCTGGAACGTGAACGCCATCGTCTGGCAGCGCTGCTGGATCGCCCCCTGCTATCGGTCCGGACGCATTACCTTCGCTGGATGGAGCCAGCGACGCCTCGGCTGTTGGCAGCGGCCGGTTTCCGAATTGACAGCACGCTGGGCTGGCCGGATCATGAAGGATTCCGACGAGGCACCTGCCTGCCCTTCCAGTTGTTCGATGTGCAGGCCAACGCGCCGCTGCCGCTCTGGGAGTTGCCGCTGGCCGTGATGGAATCGGTGCTGTTTGTGCGGCGCGGTCTGACGCCGACCAAAGCGCTGCGTGTGACCGAGACATTACTCCAGACATGCCGGCAGTACGGGGGCGTGTGCGTCGCGCTCTGGCATACTACCCTGTGGGACGAACGCGACTTTCCCGGTTGGGGCGCCCACTTCGAGCAGACCCTGCAACAGGCCGCGGCTCAGGAGGCATTGATTGTAGATTTGCGATCAGCGATAAAAAACTGGCGTTGA